In the Candidatus Cloacimonadota bacterium genome, TGAATACAGCTTTGATGCTGATTTTGCCGCAGGAGGTTCATTTTATTTTAATGGTGGTGATGATGGTGTAGATATATATTTAACAACCTCAAAAGCTGAAGTACTTGATGAGTTTAATGATAATGGTGACGATGGTACTCCCTTTATATGGGATGATTCTAAGGATTATGAAAGAACTTCAACATCAGCTGGAAATACATTAGATTCATGGACTGCAGTATCTAGTACGGGTACACCTGGTGCAGAAAATGGTCACACTCTACCAGTCACCCTTTCAACTTTCACTGCCCAATACATTAATAGCAAACCAACCCTTTACTGGTCAACAAAGTCTGAGTATGATAATATTGGCTGGTTTATTTACAGAAATATAACCGAAGACTTCACTTCTGCTGATAAGATCACCGGTATGATCGAAGGACATGGTACAACCACACAACAGCAGGATTATATCTATACAGATATTGGTGAACTTCAAACTGAGCAAACATATTATTATTGGCTTGAAAGTGTGGATTACGGCGGCACAGTTCATCATTATAACATGGTTGCCCATGTTACTATTCCTGACCCCAATGATCCCGGACAGCAAGTTGTTCCACCTACAGCATATAATGTCTCAGCAGATCCAAGCCCCTTCTCACAAAGTACCAGAATATCTTTTGCACTCACACAATCAGGTATGGTCGATTTATCTATTTACAATGTAAAAGGTGAACTGGTCAAAACCTATAGTACAACAGCGGTGACTGCAGATGAGATTGTTGAATTCGAATGGAATGGAAAAGATGATGCAGGTAAGATACTTTCAAATGGAGTGTATCTATATGCTGTTAAGGTAAATGGTAAAGATTACGCAACTAAGCGTATGATATTAATGAGATAAACAATATTATCACATATATTATGTAAGGGCTGGTTACGACCAGCCCTTTTTTTATCACGCTGTCTTGTCGAGTCGTATCCGTCAGCCGGCGGAGAAGACTGAAAGGTAATAATAGCGGATGATATCCTCACCCTAACCCTCTCCTTCAAAGGAGAGGGAATAAAAGGGAGAGGTTGTTTTATTGAACCACGACTTAAAAGTCGCGGCAAAGCAAAATGAAGACAGCACTATCTGGTGAATGAGAATTTCTATGTATTTCCCTTAAACGGTTTGTCTTTCCTGAAGTCTGGAACAAAATCGATCTTATCTACCTCATCCTGACCTTCTCCTATCAAGGAGAAGGAATATCCTCACATAAAACAAACATTGTCACCCTGAGCCTGCTTGTCAAGGCGAAACGAATTGAAGACTGGTCGAAGCTCTCGCAGATAGGATAAATTATCAATCATGGAGATCCTTCTACCGATTAATCGGGACCAGGATAACAAAGAGGGTGTTTTAAGGATTGAGTTTTTATGCGGAATTAAGATTGAATAGCCACGAGCTTCAGCTCGTGGTGTAAGAAAGAAAAGAATTAGGGTTTTAATCCAAATATAAGGACTAAAGTCCTATTTATTTTTGATCCATTTGTTTCCACGACTTAAAAGTCGCGGCAAAGCAAATAGTAAACTTATCCAAAATTGCTCCTATCAAAATAATGAACAATAAACAATGTTAGAATATTACTGATAATCTCTGTGTTCTCAGTGTGCTCTGTGGTTATATGGTTTTTTAAAAGTTATCTATTTCCCTTAAACGGTTTTTCTTTCCTAAAGTCTGGAACAAAATCTGTTTTGTCTCCCTCTACAACAAAATCGTGGGGATACTGCACCAGCATATTAGTAAATCCAAGACTGAACGTATGTTCATAAACTTCCCCAAACTCCTGTAAGGTGATCCTTCTTAAAAGGTATCTCAGATCAGAATCATCATTTCTCTGCAAACGAGCGGGAGGATAATACTGCGACATCAAACTTATGGGAATTTCTTTTCCAAATTCTAGAAAGAGAGTGGTGAGTACATCCTTGGAATTCTGAACTTGATCAGGTAGTATCAGATGTCGGACAAGTACTCCTTTTGTCGCAATACGTTTTTTCTCAGTAAAAGAATTAAGGAAACCCTTTTGGTTAACCATTTCGATCAAAGACTTAATTGCTTTATCTGGATAATCATCTGCATGGGATAGCTGCTTTGCCAGTTCTCTGTTTGCATACTTGTAATCAGGCATGAAAATGTCTGCGTAGTCTTCCAGCGCTTTCACCGATTCAAGCTTCTGATATCCTGACATGTTGTAAAGTATGGGAAGATTGATCTCTTTTTTTCTCAATAACTGAACGATTTCAATCGTGTGGGGTAAAAAGTGATCAGGAGTAACAAAATTTACATTGTGGATATTATATGATCCCACCAGTTTAAGGATTTCTTCAACAACCTGATCAGACGTATAGTAATCACCAAGTCCATCAAATGAGATCTGATAATTCTGGCAGTAGCAGCACTTCAGGGAACATCCGGTAAAAAAAACTGTTCCTGATCCATTTGTTCCTGAGATAGGGGGTTCCTCACCAAAATGGGCTCCGATACTTGAGATACGAAGCTGATCTGATTCGCCACAATACCCAAGTTGTCCATTCGTTCGGTCAATGTTGCATTCCCGAGGACATAGAGAACAATTTTTATATGTATGCATACTCATTAAATCGTTTATTGAGATTTCGTCATCCTTCGATCCGACTTCATCTCGATAGATCGGGATTACGCCGTGACTGGCAACCTCAGGATGACATTGTTTATGTATTATAGATTTTTTATCTTCTCGATTATATCAGTTGTTGATTTACCTTCAACAAATTGGAGACTTTTTACTTCACCACCACGATCAAGCACAATATCACTTCCGACAATATCATCAATAGCCCAATCTCCACCTTTCACAAGTACATCAGGTTTGATAATGCTAATGAGTTCGTACGGTGTGTCCTCATCAAAAATACAAACATAATCGACCGATTTGAGATTATCAAGAACGACAGCTCGATCCTGCTCATAATTAATGGGACGGTCAACACCTTTTAGTCTTCTAACCGAATCATCACTATTGAGCCCAACAATGAGTATGTCACCGCATTCTTTTGCGAGCTTCAGATATTCAATATGACCTCTGTGAATGAGGTCGAAACATCCATTGGTAAAAACGATCTTTTTATCTGATAGATGTAAATTTTGTGCAATATCTGCTATTTCTTCTCTTGTTGCGATCATGATGCATTCCATTCTTTGAATGAGTGAATGATTTCTTCGGGAGATGCAGTTGCTGCTCCAACTTTTCCACACACAACACCAGCTGCATGGTTTGCGATGATGGATGCGGTTTTGACGTCGCACCCCGCGCTTATTGCAAGCATGAGTGTGCTGATCACTGTATCACCGGCACCGGATACATCATAGACTTCTTGAGAAAAGGTCGGTATCTGCCAGTCGTGCTTTTTGTCATCATAAATGAACATCCCCTTGGAGCCGAGAGTTATAACAATATACGAGCAATTCAGTCGATCCATAAGCTCTTGAGCTGCATGTTTCAGATCTTCGTTTGATCTTATGGAGATCTGGAGATTCTTTTCAGCTTCATTTCTATTAGGTTTGAAAAGTGTAACATTTTTATAATCGAAGAAATTTTTTGCCTTGGGATCAACTCCGACAAATGTATCATGCTTCTGTGCGAGAGAAGTAAAAAGATGAATGAGTTCCTTTGTGAGTAATCCTTTATTGTAATCCTGCATAATGATGCCATCGACCTTTGGGACAGTCTTTTCTGCGAATGTCTTTATCTGCTCAAATACAGAGCCGTCGATCTCATCATCCTTTTCAAAATCGATACGAACAAGCTGCTGGTTTCGAGCGATTACACGTGTTTTTTGTGTAGTAGGATGACCTTTGCGCATGATGATACCATCATCTGAGATGCCATTTTTCTGGAAGATTTTCCTTAATCTCTTTCCGCTTTCGTCATCACCAACAGTACCTAAAATTATAGGAATTGCTCCCAGTGCTTTGATGTTTTGAGCCACATTTGCAGCACCGCCCGGTCCGAACTTTTCTTTTTCTACTTTGACCACTTGAACCGGTGCTTCAGGTGAAATCCGATCAACATCTCCTATGATGTAATGGTCGAGCATAAGATCGCCGATAACGAGTATCTTTTTTGAACGTATTTTTTTCAATATATCCGTAAGTTTTCGTCCATCTATTTGCATAGTACTCCTTAGAAACAATGACCGCAAAAAAACACGTAAATTCTAATATGTGAATATTTCATGAACAGATATTTTTGTCACTATTTATTCTTTAAGCTGATGGGGTAGTCCCCATCGAAACAGGCAAAGCAGAAATTTTTCCTGTCCTTCACCAAGCCTTGCAATTCAGCTACTGTCAGATATCTGAGCGAGTCTGCATGGAGATATTTTGCAATATCATCAACCGACTTCTGATTAGCGATCAGTTCTTCGTAGGTCGGAGTATCGATGCCATAATAGCAAGGATATTTAACCATGGGCGAACCAATACGGACATGCACTTCTTTTGCACCGTGCTTTCGAACCATTGAAACGATTTTTTTCAACGTTGTACCGCGCACAATTGAATCGTCGATCAAGGTTACTTTTTTTCCTTTAAGAAATCCTGGCAGGGGATTGAATTTTTGACTAACATTCTCATCACGGATCGTCTGTTCCGGTGCAATAAATGTCCGTCCTACATAGTGATTTCGAATCAGACCAAAGTTGAAATCCATGCCCAGTTTTTTTGCATATCCCAGAGCAATAAAGTTACTGGAGTCGGGCACAGGCATCACGACATCGGTTATGATATCTTCCTTCTCTGCAAGTTTTTCTCCAATGTGTTCTCGAAAAGAATATACTGTATGATCATATACAATGCTATCCGGACGGGAAAAATAGATCAGTTCGAATACACAATGTGCTTCATGT is a window encoding:
- a CDS encoding radical SAM protein, with protein sequence MSMHTYKNCSLCPRECNIDRTNGQLGYCGESDQLRISSIGAHFGEEPPISGTNGSGTVFFTGCSLKCCYCQNYQISFDGLGDYYTSDQVVEEILKLVGSYNIHNVNFVTPDHFLPHTIEIVQLLRKKEINLPILYNMSGYQKLESVKALEDYADIFMPDYKYANRELAKQLSHADDYPDKAIKSLIEMVNQKGFLNSFTEKKRIATKGVLVRHLILPDQVQNSKDVLTTLFLEFGKEIPISLMSQYYPPARLQRNDDSDLRYLLRRITLQEFGEVYEHTFSLGFTNMLVQYPHDFVVEGDKTDFVPDFRKEKPFKGNR
- the rfaE2 gene encoding D-glycero-beta-D-manno-heptose 1-phosphate adenylyltransferase, producing the protein MIATREEIADIAQNLHLSDKKIVFTNGCFDLIHRGHIEYLKLAKECGDILIVGLNSDDSVRRLKGVDRPINYEQDRAVVLDNLKSVDYVCIFDEDTPYELISIIKPDVLVKGGDWAIDDIVGSDIVLDRGGEVKSLQFVEGKSTTDIIEKIKNL
- the rfaE1 gene encoding D-glycero-beta-D-manno-heptose-7-phosphate kinase, which codes for MQIDGRKLTDILKKIRSKKILVIGDLMLDHYIIGDVDRISPEAPVQVVKVEKEKFGPGGAANVAQNIKALGAIPIILGTVGDDESGKRLRKIFQKNGISDDGIIMRKGHPTTQKTRVIARNQQLVRIDFEKDDEIDGSVFEQIKTFAEKTVPKVDGIIMQDYNKGLLTKELIHLFTSLAQKHDTFVGVDPKAKNFFDYKNVTLFKPNRNEAEKNLQISIRSNEDLKHAAQELMDRLNCSYIVITLGSKGMFIYDDKKHDWQIPTFSQEVYDVSGAGDTVISTLMLAISAGCDVKTASIIANHAAGVVCGKVGAATASPEEIIHSFKEWNAS